A portion of the Acidihalobacter yilgarnensis genome contains these proteins:
- a CDS encoding EAL domain-containing protein, translating to MSAHPIAYFQPVVDLRGRGVVAVEALARLMLADGRVLTPAAFLDGMSAQSRRDLSREMLRQGLALLARLDAQGISLGLSFNVDADFILDADCVHCFRDLVDASGIDPGRITLEILESGEFLTTESALELMRALREAGARIALDDVGSAYSSLLRLKELPIDRIKLDQAFVRDLAQGPDNLVFVMALQSLAQGLDVELIVEGVETPAMLDAMIALGVDSVQGYALARPMPADQLAAWMIDGAITPHRNDRQPDTLLGAYAAHLRQRALMDSIIREGTFVHVLDVIHDCPLVRYLSAQGMRNDHPLLQIHQRIVHIFHGRRRLIDLETSDTNLMAAEQHLARLVADALSAEAAVSC from the coding sequence TTGTCGGCACATCCGATAGCCTATTTCCAGCCAGTGGTTGATCTGAGAGGGCGTGGTGTCGTTGCGGTCGAGGCGCTCGCGCGCTTGATGCTGGCCGACGGTCGGGTGCTTACGCCTGCGGCCTTTCTCGATGGAATGAGCGCGCAGTCAAGGCGCGACTTAAGCCGTGAAATGCTGCGGCAGGGACTCGCGTTGTTGGCCCGGCTCGATGCGCAGGGTATCTCGCTGGGTTTGTCTTTCAATGTAGATGCCGATTTTATCCTCGATGCGGACTGCGTCCATTGTTTTCGCGACCTTGTCGATGCCAGCGGCATCGACCCTGGACGCATCACGCTTGAAATACTGGAGAGCGGCGAGTTCCTCACCACTGAAAGCGCGCTTGAGCTGATGCGCGCGTTGCGTGAGGCCGGTGCGCGTATCGCGCTGGATGACGTGGGGTCGGCCTATTCATCGCTACTGCGTCTCAAGGAGTTGCCGATCGACCGGATCAAGCTCGATCAGGCCTTCGTGCGGGATCTGGCGCAAGGGCCGGATAATCTGGTGTTCGTGATGGCACTGCAGTCTCTGGCTCAGGGACTGGATGTCGAACTGATCGTGGAAGGCGTCGAAACCCCTGCCATGCTCGACGCAATGATTGCCTTGGGCGTGGACTCGGTCCAGGGCTACGCATTGGCTCGGCCGATGCCGGCCGACCAGCTGGCGGCCTGGATGATCGACGGGGCCATCACCCCGCATCGCAATGATCGGCAGCCAGATACCTTACTCGGGGCTTACGCCGCTCACCTGCGTCAGCGTGCACTGATGGATTCGATTATCCGCGAGGGGACCTTTGTCCATGTCTTGGACGTGATACATGACTGCCCTCTGGTGCGCTATCTCAGCGCACAGGGCATGCGAAACGACCATCCCCTGCTACAGATACATCAGAGAATTGTGCATATATTCCATGGACGCCGTCGTCTGATCGATCTGGAAACGTCGGATACGAATTTAATGGCGGCGGAGCAGCATCTAGCACGTTTGGTTGCGGATGCATTGTCCGCCGAGGCGGCGGTGAGCTGCTAA
- a CDS encoding GGDEF domain-containing protein, with the protein MTSIDLARFLGIGEKDVSCVLNHAEALAADADALSAGFYGYLQDYPETGRLLGDFGIERMRDLSHLLAENFRRMLRLKPGESRQDIQSALGSVHYRAGVMTTWVVGAYRLYVDYLHDRLAQLGLDDDDRRRLDKALIKYVFYDMILQLEGYEQARLSDLGEGDAVARAVLEATLTLDKASAPEDVLTSICDRVVSASGHLRAAWFCLGGHEPSTLTPAYHAGDRVAVPDQLSLNQDDPIACALREQRPLVFDPTVATSPDWSRRHPEVRTIGIFPFGLRNTALTGCFVVHADMPRYFNNTGLTIFEALATLAQLLMELRDQVQRDALTGLANREAFSTHLSVAVERAARDGRLVCVGILDLDDFKPINDRYGHAAGDDLLRMLAERLRQSLRGCDMVARLSGDEFALILESIVTLGEAERVFERIEKALGQPFVLPDGTQHTLNASLGVTIYPFDESPPMDSFDMRIKPCTRLRMPRQGARVSGVIGRLPRMLARRRRPGHCRHIR; encoded by the coding sequence GTGACCAGTATCGATCTGGCGCGTTTTCTGGGCATCGGCGAGAAGGACGTTTCATGTGTCCTGAATCACGCGGAGGCGCTCGCCGCCGATGCGGATGCGTTGTCCGCGGGTTTTTATGGTTATCTGCAAGATTATCCTGAAACCGGTCGCCTGCTCGGTGATTTCGGCATCGAGCGTATGCGCGATCTGTCGCATCTGCTGGCGGAAAACTTTCGACGTATGCTCCGACTTAAACCCGGTGAGTCACGTCAGGACATTCAGTCTGCGCTGGGTTCGGTGCATTATCGCGCCGGCGTCATGACGACCTGGGTGGTGGGCGCTTACAGATTGTACGTCGATTATTTACATGACCGCCTTGCGCAGCTGGGTCTGGATGATGACGACCGACGTCGGCTCGACAAAGCGCTGATCAAATATGTCTTTTACGACATGATTTTGCAGTTGGAGGGCTACGAACAGGCGCGTCTCTCCGACCTTGGTGAGGGTGATGCCGTTGCCCGTGCCGTCCTTGAGGCCACACTAACACTGGACAAGGCAAGCGCACCCGAGGATGTGTTGACCTCGATCTGCGATCGCGTGGTGTCAGCTTCGGGGCATTTACGTGCGGCCTGGTTCTGTCTTGGTGGGCATGAGCCGTCCACACTCACCCCGGCTTACCATGCTGGAGACCGGGTAGCCGTGCCCGACCAGCTCTCGCTAAATCAAGATGATCCTATCGCGTGCGCATTGCGTGAGCAGAGGCCCCTGGTATTCGATCCCACCGTTGCGACCTCACCGGACTGGAGCAGACGACATCCAGAGGTTCGAACGATCGGCATTTTTCCTTTTGGGTTACGTAATACTGCGCTGACCGGATGCTTCGTGGTTCACGCGGACATGCCGCGCTATTTCAACAATACGGGGCTGACCATCTTCGAGGCTTTGGCGACCCTGGCACAGCTCCTGATGGAATTACGGGATCAGGTACAGCGTGATGCACTGACCGGATTGGCAAACCGAGAGGCCTTTTCGACGCATCTGTCTGTTGCGGTAGAGCGAGCCGCGCGCGATGGGCGGTTGGTGTGCGTGGGGATACTCGATCTCGATGATTTCAAACCGATCAATGACCGCTACGGACACGCGGCGGGTGATGATTTGTTGCGCATGCTCGCCGAACGTCTGCGACAGAGTTTACGGGGTTGCGATATGGTTGCGCGGCTGAGCGGTGATGAATTTGCATTGATACTCGAGTCGATTGTGACCCTCGGTGAGGCCGAACGGGTTTTCGAACGTATCGAAAAGGCTTTGGGGCAGCCATTCGTGTTGCCGGATGGTACGCAGCATACTTTGAATGCAAGTCTCGGCGTGACGATTTATCCCTTCGATGAGTCGCCCCCGATGGACTCATTCGACATGCGGATCAAGCCATGTACGAGGCTAAGAATGCCAAGGCAGGGCGCGCGTGTTTCTGGCGTTATTGGTCGCCTACCCAGGATGCTCGCGAGGAGACGCCGCCCTGGCCATTGTCGGCACATCCGATAG
- a CDS encoding DEAD/DEAH box helicase, with the protein MALSHFHPAVARWFTSQFEAPSEVQTLAWPAIRSGRATLIAAPTGSGKTLAAFLAAIDDLVRAGLEAPLPDETRVLYVSPLKALSNDIRKNLELPLNGIRDALLESGVHDVPIHAQVRTGDTPPGEREAMKRRPPHILVTTPESLYLLLTSASGRNMLATVETLIVDEIHALAGNKRGAHLSLSLERLAALTPRPPVRIGLSATQKPIEDMARYLTGGDADCRIVDTGHMRDRDLALELPGPPLEAVMSNEVWSEVYDRLATLIQAHRTTLIFVNTRRLAERAAAALSERLGETAVTAHHGSLAREHRLDAEQRLKRGELRALVATASLELGIDIGDIDLVCQLGSPHAISTLLQRVGRSGHRLGALPKGRLFPLSRDDLVECAALLRAVARDTLDRIAIPAHPLDVLVQQIVAEVASRDWEEDALYRAFTRAWPYRGLARTDFDAVVRMLAEGFHTRRGRRGAYLHRDAVHGVLRARRGARLVALTNGGAIPDQFDYQVILQPEGLFIGTVNEDFAFESLSGDVFQLGNTAYRMLKIEQGRVFVEDAHGQPPNIPFWFGEAPGRSDELSQSVSALRADFDALLAQGTESALREARDVLGLPSAAAEQLVEYLAAGRAAFGLLPTQTRVVFERFFDELGDQHLVIHSPYGSRLNRAWGLALRKRFCRRFNFELQAAASEDSIVLSLGPTHSFPLDEPARYLKPETAEGVLVQALLAAPMFGTRWRWVANTALAVPRNRAGRRQPPQFQRSDAEDLIAVVFPDQLACAENLAGEREVPEHPLVAQTLYDCLHELMDIDGLRRLLAGIEAGTVEIVPRETATPSPLALEILNARPYAFLDDAPAEERRVLAVQQRRHMDPQSASEIGRLDPAAIAQVRAEAWPLVRNADELHDALVVFGALTEHEADPGWRTYFEVLAGTQRATALDAPAGRLWVAAERLRGWRTVLPDTTENPPIEPAGDETFTDADEALRELVRSRLEGLGPISVSQLAAPLSLPSNAVDTALAALEAEGFAIRGRFEPDTIDEQWCERGLLARIHRYTLKQLRREIEPVSPADFMRFLFHWQGLDDPGEGESALLQRVAQLEGLNLPAASWEADILPTRIQPYWGDALDALCRSGQLSWLRLQPPAGGKPGRRRKPAVRTTPLSLITRAGLPAWQHFARWPQDRLAGLSDGARRVHALLASAGASFFEDLLSDAGLLRSQLEEALGELVAAGLATADGFQGLRAMITLRQVQRRRARRVQGAAPLAAAGRWSLLRAPRGAAESVHTHAEQIARVLLRRYGVVFRKLLEREQGLPDWRALLYAFRRLEARGELRGGRFVEGFAGEQYALPEAVAALREIRRRPGGGELIALATTDPLNLTGIVTPGERVAPQSGHRVLYRDGVPVATSAGNDMHLLIEATAGEAGALRHRLLLQPHPAAYHPPPSRPV; encoded by the coding sequence ATGGCCCTATCGCATTTTCACCCAGCGGTGGCCCGCTGGTTTACCTCGCAATTCGAGGCGCCTTCCGAAGTCCAGACGCTCGCCTGGCCCGCGATTCGTTCGGGCCGGGCAACCCTGATCGCAGCCCCGACCGGATCAGGCAAGACGCTGGCGGCCTTTCTCGCCGCCATCGACGACCTCGTGCGCGCCGGACTGGAAGCGCCACTGCCCGACGAAACACGCGTGCTCTACGTCTCGCCGCTCAAAGCACTGTCCAACGACATCCGCAAGAACTTGGAGCTGCCGCTCAACGGTATCCGCGACGCGCTGCTCGAATCCGGGGTGCACGACGTACCGATCCACGCCCAAGTACGCACCGGCGACACGCCGCCGGGCGAGCGCGAGGCGATGAAGCGCCGCCCGCCGCACATCCTGGTGACCACTCCAGAATCACTCTACCTGCTGCTCACTTCGGCTTCCGGCCGCAACATGCTCGCCACCGTCGAAACCTTGATCGTCGACGAGATCCATGCATTGGCCGGCAACAAGCGCGGCGCGCATCTGAGCCTGTCGCTGGAGCGACTGGCGGCGCTGACGCCGCGTCCGCCGGTACGCATCGGCCTGTCGGCCACGCAAAAACCCATTGAGGACATGGCACGCTACCTGACCGGAGGAGACGCAGACTGCCGTATTGTCGACACCGGCCACATGCGCGACCGCGACCTCGCACTAGAGCTGCCCGGCCCACCGCTTGAAGCGGTCATGTCCAACGAAGTCTGGAGCGAAGTCTACGACCGTCTCGCCACCCTGATCCAGGCACACCGCACCACGCTCATCTTCGTCAACACACGCCGCCTGGCCGAACGTGCCGCCGCCGCGCTCAGCGAACGTCTCGGCGAGACCGCCGTCACCGCCCACCACGGCAGCCTCGCGCGCGAGCACCGGCTGGATGCGGAACAGCGACTCAAGCGCGGCGAGTTGCGCGCGCTGGTGGCCACTGCCTCGCTGGAGCTTGGCATCGACATCGGCGACATCGACCTCGTCTGCCAGCTCGGCTCGCCGCATGCCATCTCGACCCTGCTTCAGCGCGTCGGGCGCTCCGGCCATCGTCTCGGCGCCCTCCCCAAGGGCCGGCTGTTCCCGCTGTCGCGCGACGACCTGGTCGAATGCGCCGCCCTGCTGCGCGCGGTTGCGCGCGACACGCTGGATCGCATTGCCATACCCGCACACCCACTGGACGTGCTCGTGCAGCAGATTGTCGCCGAGGTGGCCAGCCGCGACTGGGAGGAAGATGCGCTGTATCGCGCCTTCACCCGCGCCTGGCCCTACCGCGGTCTTGCGCGCACGGACTTCGACGCGGTGGTGCGCATGCTTGCCGAGGGCTTCCACACCCGTCGCGGCCGACGCGGCGCGTATCTGCACCGCGATGCGGTTCACGGCGTGCTACGCGCGCGACGCGGCGCGCGCCTCGTCGCCCTCACCAACGGCGGCGCCATCCCCGACCAGTTCGATTACCAGGTCATCCTCCAACCCGAAGGGCTGTTCATCGGCACGGTGAACGAGGATTTCGCCTTTGAAAGCCTGTCTGGCGACGTATTCCAGCTCGGCAATACCGCCTACCGCATGCTCAAAATCGAACAGGGACGCGTATTCGTCGAGGATGCCCACGGCCAGCCGCCGAACATCCCCTTCTGGTTCGGCGAGGCGCCGGGGCGCAGCGACGAGCTATCGCAATCGGTATCCGCACTGCGCGCCGACTTCGACGCCCTGCTTGCTCAAGGCACCGAAAGCGCGCTGCGCGAGGCTCGCGACGTCCTCGGGCTGCCATCCGCAGCCGCCGAACAGTTGGTCGAATATCTGGCCGCCGGACGCGCCGCATTCGGCCTGCTGCCCACCCAGACACGTGTGGTATTCGAACGCTTCTTCGACGAGCTTGGCGACCAGCATCTGGTCATCCACTCGCCCTACGGCTCGCGCCTCAACCGCGCCTGGGGGCTGGCCCTGCGCAAGCGTTTCTGCCGCCGCTTCAACTTCGAACTACAGGCTGCCGCCAGCGAGGACAGCATCGTCCTCTCGCTCGGGCCCACACACAGCTTTCCGCTCGACGAACCCGCCCGCTATCTCAAACCCGAAACCGCCGAGGGCGTGCTGGTGCAAGCCCTGCTCGCCGCGCCCATGTTCGGCACGCGCTGGCGCTGGGTCGCCAACACCGCACTGGCCGTGCCGCGCAACCGTGCCGGGCGACGGCAGCCGCCGCAGTTTCAGCGCAGCGACGCCGAGGACCTGATCGCGGTGGTCTTCCCCGACCAGCTCGCCTGCGCCGAAAACCTTGCCGGCGAACGCGAGGTGCCCGAGCACCCGCTGGTCGCGCAGACGCTGTACGACTGCCTGCACGAGCTGATGGACATCGACGGTCTGCGGCGGCTGCTCGCCGGCATCGAGGCCGGCACGGTCGAGATCGTCCCGCGCGAGACCGCCACGCCTTCACCGCTCGCCCTAGAAATCCTCAACGCCCGGCCCTACGCCTTCCTAGACGACGCGCCCGCCGAGGAGCGCCGCGTCCTCGCCGTGCAGCAGCGCCGCCACATGGACCCGCAATCGGCTAGCGAAATCGGCCGGCTGGACCCCGCCGCGATCGCGCAGGTGCGCGCCGAGGCTTGGCCGCTGGTGCGCAACGCCGACGAGCTGCACGATGCCCTCGTCGTGTTCGGAGCCCTGACGGAACACGAGGCCGATCCCGGTTGGCGGACCTATTTCGAGGTACTTGCCGGAACGCAGCGCGCCACCGCACTCGATGCGCCCGCGGGTCGGTTGTGGGTCGCGGCCGAGCGCCTGCGTGGCTGGCGCACAGTGCTGCCAGACACCACCGAGAACCCACCAATCGAGCCGGCCGGCGACGAAACCTTTACCGATGCCGACGAGGCCCTGCGCGAACTCGTGCGCAGCCGCCTGGAAGGCCTGGGCCCGATCAGTGTCTCGCAACTGGCCGCGCCGCTGTCCCTGCCTTCGAATGCGGTCGACACGGCGCTCGCCGCACTGGAAGCCGAGGGCTTCGCCATACGTGGTCGCTTCGAGCCGGACACGATAGACGAACAATGGTGCGAGCGCGGCCTGCTGGCGCGTATCCATCGCTACACGCTCAAACAGCTGCGCCGCGAGATCGAGCCAGTCAGTCCGGCCGATTTCATGCGGTTTCTATTCCACTGGCAGGGTCTGGACGACCCCGGTGAGGGCGAATCCGCGCTACTGCAGCGGGTTGCGCAGCTCGAAGGCCTGAACCTGCCAGCGGCCAGCTGGGAGGCGGACATTCTGCCGACGCGCATCCAGCCCTACTGGGGCGACGCGCTCGACGCCCTGTGCCGCAGCGGCCAACTGAGCTGGCTGCGTCTGCAGCCACCGGCCGGCGGCAAACCCGGACGCCGGCGCAAACCGGCGGTCCGCACCACGCCGCTGTCGCTGATCACCCGTGCCGGGCTGCCGGCCTGGCAGCACTTCGCACGCTGGCCGCAAGATCGCCTCGCCGGACTTTCGGACGGCGCACGCCGCGTGCACGCGCTGCTGGCCAGCGCCGGCGCGAGCTTCTTCGAGGATCTTTTGAGCGACGCCGGCCTGCTGCGCAGCCAGCTTGAGGAAGCCCTGGGCGAGCTGGTTGCCGCCGGGCTTGCCACCGCCGACGGCTTCCAGGGACTGCGGGCGATGATCACGCTGCGTCAGGTGCAGCGACGGCGCGCGCGTCGGGTCCAGGGTGCGGCGCCACTGGCCGCCGCGGGACGCTGGTCGCTGCTGCGCGCGCCGCGCGGCGCGGCGGAGTCGGTGCATACCCACGCCGAACAGATCGCCCGCGTGTTGCTGCGCCGCTATGGTGTGGTATTCCGCAAGTTGCTGGAGCGCGAGCAAGGTCTGCCCGACTGGCGTGCGCTGCTCTATGCCTTCCGCCGCCTGGAGGCGCGCGGCGAGCTGCGCGGCGGGCGCTTCGTGGAAGGCTTCGCGGGCGAACAGTACGCCCTGCCGGAGGCGGTGGCCGCGCTGCGCGAGATACGCCGCCGACCCGGTGGCGGCGAACTGATCGCCTTGGCCACGACCGATCCGCTCAATCTCACCGGCATCGTCACCCCTGGCGAGCGCGTCGCGCCGCAATCCGGTCATCGCGTGCTCTACCGCGACGGCGTACCCGTGGCCACCAGCGCCGGCAACGACATGCACCTGCTCATTGAGGCGACTGCCGGCGAGGCCGGCGCGCTGCGCCACCGCCTGCTGCTGCAGCCCCACCCCGCCGCCTATCACCCACCACCGTCACGCCCGGTGTGA
- a CDS encoding response regulator: MNDPFKDALEALQTRFVNHLPTRLQAIRNQCRQLQETVERGRWPNTEIDALSRLLHDLAGAAGTFGLARVSVLAIEFGQQLDNFRECGEAQGLATLETAFGRFDLGVVDAAANEVAPLRGERKVNGSAPPLVYVVEDDVAQSAPLAQALLAEGYRVREFADLDGFMNACEQDEWPKAVIMDMIFPEGKEAGARAISLLRSDITQPPAVIFLSVRDDLEARLAAFRAGASRYIVKPVDTARLARLLDDLTMRVPAQPYRVLLVDDDPQLLQAQALHLRQAGMTVHTLDDPLQVMAVLRSFEPDVVVLDVYMPEATGPELAAVLREQEEFTYLPILFLSAETDISMQLLALNLGGDDFLVKPIRPAHLVAAVSARARRARLNAELGGRVETLLYERERVHQALDGQLMLARFDAHGLIRSVNERLLAATGYMRDELLGRDYRTLASSLQQDAFYREMGEVVARGDIWRGRLAIRRRDGTPLWVDISLTPFLDAEGSVYEYHAMLVHASPGVSPMGEAV; this comes from the coding sequence ATGAACGATCCATTCAAGGACGCACTCGAAGCGCTGCAGACGCGTTTCGTCAATCACTTGCCGACCCGGTTACAGGCAATTAGAAACCAATGTCGCCAATTGCAGGAGACCGTTGAGCGAGGGCGTTGGCCCAACACCGAAATCGATGCCTTGTCGCGCTTATTACACGATCTTGCCGGTGCTGCAGGTACTTTTGGTCTTGCGCGTGTGAGCGTACTGGCGATCGAATTCGGTCAGCAGCTCGACAATTTTCGTGAATGCGGCGAAGCGCAGGGATTGGCGACGTTGGAGACTGCATTCGGCCGCTTTGATCTTGGCGTGGTCGACGCGGCTGCGAATGAAGTTGCGCCATTGCGCGGGGAGCGCAAAGTCAATGGCTCAGCACCACCGCTGGTTTATGTTGTTGAGGATGATGTCGCACAATCAGCGCCTTTGGCACAGGCCCTGCTGGCAGAGGGTTATCGTGTCCGGGAGTTTGCCGACCTAGACGGCTTCATGAATGCATGCGAACAGGATGAATGGCCAAAGGCCGTCATCATGGACATGATTTTTCCAGAGGGCAAAGAGGCTGGAGCCAGGGCGATTTCGCTGCTGCGTTCGGATATTACGCAACCGCCCGCGGTCATTTTTCTGTCCGTGCGTGACGACCTTGAAGCGCGTTTGGCGGCGTTTCGTGCCGGCGCCAGCCGTTATATCGTCAAGCCCGTCGATACCGCGCGCCTGGCCCGTCTACTCGACGACCTTACCATGCGCGTCCCCGCGCAGCCGTATCGTGTGCTCCTGGTGGATGATGATCCTCAGCTGTTGCAAGCCCAGGCCTTGCACCTGCGTCAGGCAGGTATGACGGTGCATACGCTCGATGATCCGCTACAGGTTATGGCGGTCTTGCGAAGTTTTGAACCCGATGTGGTGGTGCTCGACGTCTATATGCCCGAGGCAACGGGCCCAGAGTTGGCCGCTGTGCTCCGAGAACAGGAGGAATTTACATACCTGCCGATACTCTTCCTATCGGCAGAAACGGATATCAGCATGCAGTTGCTTGCACTCAATCTCGGCGGGGATGACTTCCTGGTGAAACCGATTCGCCCCGCGCATCTGGTCGCAGCTGTCAGCGCTCGTGCGCGGCGTGCCAGACTCAATGCGGAGCTTGGGGGGCGTGTCGAAACATTACTATATGAGCGTGAGCGGGTTCACCAGGCGCTCGACGGGCAATTAATGCTGGCGCGTTTCGATGCGCATGGCTTGATCCGTTCAGTTAATGAACGATTGCTGGCGGCTACGGGGTATATGCGTGACGAATTATTGGGGCGCGACTACCGCACACTCGCTTCAAGCCTCCAGCAGGACGCTTTTTATCGGGAAATGGGCGAGGTGGTCGCGCGTGGCGACATCTGGCGTGGACGTCTTGCAATACGCCGTCGCGATGGTACGCCGCTGTGGGTGGATATCTCGCTAACACCATTTCTAGACGCCGAGGGTAGTGTTTACGAATATCACGCGATGTTGGTGCATGCCTCGCCGGGGGTATCACCCATGGGCGAGGCGGTTTGA
- a CDS encoding DNA-3-methyladenine glycosylase family protein, with protein sequence MAHLQTALGPCRLSVRPDPFVTLCASIIGQQLSTRAAGTIRARLETLLGGPPTAVSLVAADVEALRGAGLSGGKVRYLQEIATRSLDGRLDFTALWTLPDTDALACLTEVPGIGRWTAEMFLIFGLGRLDVFAPGDAGLRRAIRTLYGDDAPPDAVSALWAPYRSVASWYLWQHIDTD encoded by the coding sequence ATGGCGCATCTGCAGACCGCGCTCGGCCCCTGCCGGCTGAGCGTGCGGCCCGATCCCTTCGTCACCCTCTGCGCCAGCATCATCGGCCAACAATTATCCACACGCGCCGCGGGCACCATCCGCGCACGCCTGGAAACCCTGCTCGGCGGGCCACCGACGGCCGTGAGCCTCGTCGCGGCGGATGTCGAGGCCCTGCGCGGCGCAGGACTTTCGGGGGGCAAGGTTCGTTACCTGCAAGAGATTGCCACGCGCAGCCTCGACGGCCGACTGGATTTCACCGCCCTCTGGACCTTGCCGGATACGGATGCGCTGGCCTGCCTGACCGAGGTGCCGGGCATCGGCCGATGGACCGCCGAAATGTTTCTGATCTTCGGCCTCGGGCGCCTCGACGTGTTCGCGCCGGGCGATGCCGGGCTGCGCCGCGCGATCCGCACGCTGTACGGCGACGATGCGCCGCCCGATGCGGTCAGCGCACTCTGGGCGCCCTACCGTTCGGTGGCGTCCTGGTATCTCTGGCAGCACATCGATACGGACTGA
- a CDS encoding phospholipase D-like domain-containing protein yields MLYIEPQAGVQPVVQLIESAHRSVDLNVYMITDRRILAALRADHDRGVRVRVIIPEYPYRAGRRFVATERRELAQSGVVQRYAPPRFEGRYVFDHAKYIVIDGGRRYLVGTANFTYSAFRRNREYLWIGDNQRTGAALAAVFADDWRGRRLQRPLPSPLVASPDSARALAAVIRQPGPVAIETEEFGAVPAIERAVRAKHGDIRILVPARESRHDRRVLAGLAREGAQVRLLRRPYLHAKLILGRGEAFIGSQNFSASSLYRNREIGLRLHGPALARLKTRFDRDWAHARPLDGRD; encoded by the coding sequence ATGCTTTACATCGAACCCCAGGCCGGCGTGCAGCCGGTGGTGCAACTGATCGAATCGGCCCATCGCTCGGTCGATCTCAACGTCTACATGATCACCGACCGGCGTATCCTCGCGGCGCTGCGCGCGGACCATGACCGCGGGGTGCGCGTGCGCGTGATCATTCCCGAATATCCCTATCGCGCGGGGCGGCGCTTCGTCGCCACGGAGCGCCGCGAGCTGGCGCAGTCCGGTGTCGTGCAACGCTATGCGCCGCCGCGTTTTGAGGGCCGCTACGTTTTTGATCACGCCAAGTACATCGTGATCGACGGCGGCCGGCGTTATCTGGTGGGCACCGCCAATTTCACCTATTCGGCCTTCCGCCGAAATCGCGAATATCTGTGGATCGGCGACAACCAGCGCACCGGTGCGGCGCTGGCAGCGGTCTTCGCCGACGACTGGCGCGGGCGTCGCCTGCAGCGTCCGCTGCCGTCGCCGCTGGTCGCCTCGCCCGATAGCGCGCGGGCGCTGGCGGCAGTGATCCGTCAGCCGGGACCGGTCGCCATCGAGACCGAGGAATTCGGTGCGGTGCCGGCCATCGAGCGGGCGGTCCGTGCCAAACACGGCGACATTCGCATCCTGGTGCCGGCGCGGGAATCGCGACACGACCGGCGGGTGCTGGCGGGCTTGGCGCGCGAGGGCGCGCAGGTGCGCCTGCTGCGCCGGCCCTATCTGCACGCCAAACTGATTCTCGGTCGCGGCGAGGCCTTTATCGGCTCGCAGAATTTCAGCGCTTCCAGTCTTTACCGCAACCGCGAAATCGGGCTGCGCCTGCACGGGCCCGCGTTGGCACGTCTCAAGACGCGCTTCGATCGCGACTGGGCGCATGCGCGCCCGCTCGACGGACGCGACTGA